TGCCTCCTCGCGCTGTTCCGGAAGCGCCGCGTCCGCGTCTGACCCCGCGCTCCGAAAGGGCGGCCCGGCGCCGTCTGGCCGCTAAGCGACCAGCGCCCGGGCCGTTCCTTCGTCCACGACCAGGTCCGTGAGGAGGCCCGCTGCCAGCGCACCGCGCAGGCTGTGTACCTTCGACGGTCCCGAGACGATGCAGACGCGGCGCGGCACGCTTCTGATCAGGTCGATGTCGGGGCCGCTGGTCCGCTCGTTCAGCGGGATGCCGTGGTGGCTGCCGTCCTGCCGGAAGAACACCGTCGCGACATCGCCGACCACCCCGGACTCGTCCAGCGAAGCGTAGTCGGCCGCGTCGAGGTAGCCGCCGGCGTAGACGTGGGAGCGCACCTCGGAGAAGGGGGAGCCGAGGCCGAAGAGGGCGACGTCCATCCGCTCCTGGATGTCGAGGATGCGCCGTGTGCTGCGCTCCCGCCACATGGCCGCCTTCGTCTGCGGGTCGTCGAAGAGCGCGGGGACAGGGAACTCCTGGATCGTTCCCGAGAACGTGTCGCCGAACCGGCGCAGGATCTCGGAGGCGTAGAGCACACCCGTCGTGTAGGTGTTGCCCGCGCCGTTCAGCTGCACGAACTCCAGGTTGTGCAGATCGCGGGGGATGAGGTGGCGGCTCAGCGCGCTCATGGTCGAGCCCCAGGCGATCCCGACGCGCTGGTTCGAGTCGATGAAGCGGTCGAGAATACGTGCAGCGGAGAGGGCGACCCGTTCGAGCCGGTCGACATCGCTGATGGCGCCCGGCACGGGGACGATGTGCGCCGCCACCCCGAAGCGGTCGTTGATCTCCTGCTGGATGCGGATGGCGCCCTCGTGCGGCTGCGCGATCTGGATGGTGACCAGTCCGGAGGCCCGAGCGTAGGAGAGGAGCCGGGAGACGCTGGATCGCGAGATGTGCATCTCGTGGGCGATGGCCTCCATCGTCAGGTCCTGCATGTAGTACAGGTGGCCGGCTTTCAGGGCGTCGCGCACTCTGTCGGAGGAGCTCCGGGTTCCGGATGCGGACATTCGAGGCCGCTTTCTGAGGTTCGCGGACTGCACGTATGTGCATCCGACTTGATCGAAGTTGTGCCGTGTTCAAGACTATAACCGTATTCTGCAACCGAACCACCGATATTCCAGGAGTTGTCCGTGACGACGAAGTCGACCCGCCGCCCCGAGGTCCAGCGCATCGCGGAGCGGCCGACCGCCCAGGTGCTCATCGTCGGTGGCGGCATCAACGGGCTCGGAACCTTCCGCGACCTCGCCCTGCAGGGCGTCGATGTCGTCCTCGTCGAGCGCAATGACTTCGTCTCCGGTGCGTCAGCGGCCTCCAGCCACATGATCCACGGCGGCATCCGTTATCTGGAGAACGGCGAGTTCCGGCTCGTGAAGGAGTCGATCACCGAGCGCAACGGTCTGTTGCGGATCGCCCCGCACTACGTGAAACCGCTGGAGACCACCATCCCGATCTTCTCGACCTTCTCGGGGATCATGGCTGCGCCGCTGCGGTTCCTCACCCATAAGTCGGGCAAACCCAAGGAACGCGGCGCTTTCCTCATCAAGACCGGCCTGACGATCTACGATGCGTTCTCCCGCGATGGCGGCAGCGTTCCGCGGCACAGGTTCCACGGCCGCAAGAAGTCGCTCGAGGTGCTCCCCGCGCTGAACCCGGGCCTCAAATACACGGCGACCTACTTCGATGCCTCCGTTCATGATCCCGAGCGGCTCGCCCTCGATGTCCTCGCCGACGGTCTGGCCGCTGGGCCGCACGCCCGCGCCGCCAACTACGCGGAGGCCGTGGGAGCGAAGGACGGCGGTGTCCTGGTCCGCGACCGCGAGACCGGCGAGGAGTTCTCGATCACCGCGGACATCGTGATCAACGCATCAGGACCCTGGACCGATCTCACCAATGATGCGCTGGGTCAGGCCACCCGGTACATGGGGGGTACCAAGGGGTCGCATATCGTGCTCGACAACCCGCAGCTCATGGCAGCCTGCCAGGGTCGTGAGATGTTCTTCGAGAACGACGACGGCCGCATCGTCCTCATTTACCCGCTGAAGGGCCGTGTGATGGTCGGCACCACCGACATCGAGGCGGACATAGCGACTCCGGCCGTCTGCACCGAGGACGAGATCGACTACTTCATCGAACTGGTCGCACACGTTTTCCCGGGCATTCCGGTCACGCGAGAGCAGATCGTCTACACCTTCTCCGGTGTCCGCCCGCTGCCGCACCACGACGACACCGCACCCGGTTTCGTCTCCCGCGACTACCGTATCGTCCCCGGCGCCGTCTCCGGTCTCGGCGCTACGATGGTCCTCAGCCTGGTCGGCGGCAAGTGGACGACGTTCCGCGCGCTGAGCGAGCACCTCGCCAACGAGGCGCTGGAGGCTCTGGGCCTCACCCGCACCGTCTCCACCCTCGGACTGCCCATCGGTGGCGGAGCGGGCTTCCCGGCCACCCCGCAGGCCGAGCGCGACTGGATCGCGCGCTATGGCGCGGACATCGGCGCTGAGCGCGCCGCGACCCTCTTGCACCGCTATGGAACCCGCGCCTGCGCGATCATCGCCGCGATCGCCGCGTGGGAGGGCGACGACGTCGCGCTCGCCGGGGCACCCGGCTACTCCCGCGCCGAGATCGACCACCTCATCCGCACCGAGCACGTCGCCCACCTGTCGGATGTCTTTCTGCGCCGCACCAGCCTCGCGTTCACCGGCGCTGTCAGCGTGCCGCTCGTGCGCGAAATCGCGGAAATCGCGGCGAATGTCCTCGGATGGTCGCCAAAGCGGCGCACAGAGGAGGAAGATACTTTCCAAGCGGAACTAGCCGGCGCCCACCTGGTGCATCTCACGTCAGGGGACGGCAGCGAAGCCGCGGCGCTTCGATAATGCACAGACGTGCATGGCACGGTCCTTGTCAGGTGGAACTAACCGCAATAGCGTTCACATGTCGGCTCTGACGAGAACCACATCTCATGGCAGATCGTAGGGTGCGGGTCAACTGAACAACTGGAGGTCAACGTGGACAATATCGGTGTGGATTTCCTGTCCGAACTGGTCGGAACGGCGATGCTGGCCCTTCTCGGTACGGGTGTCGTGGCGAATGTCGCTCTTGTCAAGAACAAGGGCTTCAACGGCGGGTTCCTGATGGTGAACATCGGCTGGGGCATCGCGGTGTTCTCGGGTGTCGTCGTCGCTTACAACTCGGGCGCCCACTTGAACCCGGCGGTGACGCTCGGCCTGTGGGCCAACGGCGCGACCCAGTTCGGCAATAAAGACGCCCATACCCTCGTGGATGTGAGCTTCGCCACGGTCGTGCTCTTCATCCTGGCTCAGCTGATCGGCGCCTTCATCGGCGCCGTTCTCACCTGGCTGGCCTACAAGAAGCACTTTGACGAGGAGCCCGAGCCCGCCAACAAGCTCGGTGTGTTCTCGACCGGCCCGGCCATCCGCAGCTACGCGTGGAACCTCATCACAGAGATCGTCGGCACGTTCGTCCTGGTCTTCGTCGTGATCGGCTTCGGCCACCAGCCCGGCAACAATGTCGGCCTCGGCGCGCTCGGCGCGCTCCCCGTCGCCCTGCTGGTGATCGGCATCGGCGCGAGCCTCGGCGGTCCGACCGGGTATGCGATCAACCCGGCCCGTGACCTCGGCCCTCGCCTCGCGCACGCCGTGCTGCCGATCAAAGGCAAGGGCTCCAGCGACTGGTCCTACTCCTGGGTACCGGTCGTCGGCCCGATCGTCGGCGGTCTCCTGGCAGGCTGGCTGGCCATCCTCCTGCTGCCGATCCTGATGTGAGAGCCCGACTCAGGCACAACCCGGGGCCGGCCGGGAGATCCGGCCGACCCTCTCCGTCTCACCCCCGAACAAAGGAGTCATCTCTATGGCCGAGTACATCGTCGCCATCGACCAAGGCACAACAAGCACCCGGGCGATCATCTTCGACAAGTCCGGGTCGATCGTCTCGACCGGGCAATTGGAGCACGAGCAGATCTTCCCGAAGCCGGGCTGGGTCGAGCACAACCCCGTCGAGATCTGGAACAACACCCGCGAGGTCATCGGGCAGGCCCTCTCGAAGGCCGATCTGACCCGCCACGACATCGCGGCGGTGGGCATCACCAACCAGCGCGAGACCGCGGTGGTGTGGGACAAGAACACCGGGGAGCCGGTCTACAACGCGATCGTCTGGCAGGACACCCGAACGCAGCCGATCGTGGACCGGCTCGCCGCGGAGGGCGGTGTCGAGCGGTTCAAGCCGATCGTGGGACTCCCGCTCGCGACCTACTTCTCGGGTACCAAGATCGTCTGGATACTCGAGAACGTCGAGGGGGCCCGCGAGCGCGCCGAACGCGGCGATCTGCTGTTCGGCACCACCGACAGCTGGGTCCTCTGGAACCTCACCGGTGGCACCGACGGCGGTGTGCATGCCACCGACGTGACCAACGCCTCCCGCACCATGTTCATGGACCTGGAGACGCTGAGCTGGCGGGACGACATCCTCGACGCGTTCGGGGTGCCGAAGTCGATGCTCCCGGAGATCAAGAGCTCCTCCGAGGTCTACGGCACGGTCGAACCGTCGAGCCTGCTGCGCGAGGTGCCCGTGGCGGGCATCCTCGGCGACCAGCAGGCCGCCACATTCGGCCAGGCCGCGTTCGATCCGGGCGAGTCCAAGAACACCTACGGCACCGGCAACTTCCTCATCTTCAACACGGGTGAGGAGATCGTCCACTCCAAGAACGGTCTGCTGACGACGCTCGGCTACAAGCTGGGCGATGCGAAACCGCACTACGCCCTGGAGGGCTCGATCGCCGTCACCGGCTCGCTGGTGCAGTGGCTGCGGGACAACCTCGGCATCATCTCCAGCGCTCCGGAGATCGAGGAGCTGGCCAAAACGGTCGAGGACAACGGCGGCGCGTACTTCGTGCCGGCGTTCTCCGGTCTGTTCGCGCCGTACTGGCGGGCGGACGCGCGCGGTGCGCTCGTGGGCCTGACCCGCTATGTGAACAAGGGGCACATCGCCCGGGCCGCCCTGGAAGCGACCGCTTTCCAGACCCGCGAGGTGCTGGACGCGGTGAACGCCGACTCGGGCGTCGACCTCACGGAGCTGAAGGTGGACGGCGGCATGATCGCCAACAACACCCTGATGCAGTTCCAGGCCGACATCCTGGGCGTCCCCGTCGTTCGTCCGGTCGTCGCAGAGACCACCGCTCTCGGCGCCGCCTACGCCGCCGGCCTCGTCACCGGCTTCTGGGAGAACCTGGACGACCTGCGCAAGAACTGGCAGGAGGACCGCCGTTGGGAGCCCACGATGGACGCCGCCGAGCGCGACCGCCAGCTCCGCCTCTGGAAGAAGGCCGTGACGAAGACCTTCGACTGGGTGGATGACGACGTGCAGAACGGCTGACCCCTCACACGCGGAAGCGCCGTCCGGCTGGGGCCGGGCGGCGCTTCCGCGCGCCGGGCGCTGTCCGCCCCGAACTGGGGCCAGCAACCGGTTTCGTCCGCATTTTCGAGGACACTAGTCTCGGTCATACCTCGTGGCACCGAACGGCGGGGGCGGAAAGGGGTGGTTCCGATGGACATCAACGGCATCCACATCGCGGACACAGCGCTGCTGCGTGTGCTGGCTGGCCTTCAGCCGGGCACACCGGTCGTGTTCGTCTCGGACAACGCGCCGTGGGCGCCGGCGCCGGCGCTGCGCTGGCACGAGTCGCTGGCGACGGCGGTCGCCCGAGCGGTGCGGATCAGCGACGCGGTCCCGATCCTCGGCTGGCTAGAAGAGCCGATGGACGACCACGCCTACGAGAGCGCGTTCACCGTCATGGGCATCGCGGCGCACAGCGTGAACGGCCGCCTGCGCACCGTCCTGCTGACGGCTCAGGAGATGAACAGGGCGCTCCCGGAGCAGGCCCTGGTCATCCAAGTGCCGGGTACCGGCTCGGCGTGGACCTTCGCCCTCGTCACCCGCTGACATGGCAGCGGGGTGCGGTCGAGGCGAACAGCACGACCCGCGGAGCGGTCACAGCGACAGCTGCACGAAGGTCGCGTCCGGCCAGTCGCCGGCCGGCGCCCGTGGGTCGTCGGCGAGCATTCCCGCCTGCCAGCGGTCGCGGCGGACCCCGCCCTGCGTGACCCCGAGCCGTGCTGTGCCCTCGAACCGGAACCCGGCTCGGCGGGCGACGGCGGCGCTCGCCGCGTTGCCCGCGATGGCGTGCCACACCACCCGGTGCAGGCCGAGACCGGACGGTGCGCCCGCGAAGGCGAAATCGAGCACCAGCGCCACCGCTTCGGACATGTAGCCGCGGCCACGCGCCTCCCAGCCCAGCCAGAAGCCGATCTCGGCGGCGCCGTCGTGGATCTCGTGCAGTCCGACCACCCCGTGCAGCGCGCCCTCCGCCCGGATGCCCCAGGTGCAGACCCGGCCGCTCGCCCAGCCGTCCGCCACCATTCCGGTGACGAAGCCCTCGCCGTCGGAACGGCGGTAAGGGCTGGGCACTGTCGTCCACGCGGAGACCTCGGGATCTTGGCAGAGCTCCACGATCCGGTCGATGTCGTCCGTCGTCGGTGCGGCGAGCGTCACCCGCTCCCCGGTCAGCACCACCGGCCCCGCGGTCATCGGCGCGCGGGTCGCAGGAAGCCGATGGCTTCGTAGGCTTTGGCGAGCGTGACCTCGGCGGTCTCGCTCGCCTGGGCGGCGTTGCCGGCCAGGATGCGGTCGAGCTCGGCCGGGTCGGCCAGCAGCTCCAGGGTGCGCTCGCGAACGGGGCCGAGAGCGTCGACCACCACCTCCACAAGCCCCTTCTTGAAGTCGCCGTAGCCCTTGCCCTCGTAGTCGAGCTCGATCTCCTGGACGGCCCGGCCCGACAGCGCGGAGTAGATGCTGAGCAGGTTGCTGATGCCCGGTTTGCCCGCGCGGTCGTACGAGACCACACCGTCGGTGTCGGTCACGGCGCGCATGATCTTCTTGCGGGTGATGTCCGGCTCGTCCAGAAGCCGGACGATCCCCGCTTCGGAGTCGGCGGACTTAGACATCTTCGCCTCGGGGCTCTGCAGGTCGTAGATGCGCGCTCCGTCCTTCAGGATCATGGCCTGCGGCACCACGAAGGTCTCGCCGAACCGGCTGTTGAAGCGCTCGGCCAGATCGCGGGTCAGCTCGACGTGCTGGCGCTGGTCGTCGCCGACCGGGACCACGTCGGCGTCGAACAGCAGGATGTCGGCGGCCATGAGCACCGGATAGGTGAACAGCCCGACCGAGGTCGCCTCGGCGCCCTGTTTGGCGGATTTGTCTTTGAATTGCGTCATGCGCGCGGCCTCGCCGTAGCCGGTGATGGTGCTCAGCACCCAGGCGAGCTGCGCGTGCGCCGGAACGTGCGACTGCACGTAGAGGGTGGAAGCGGACGGGTCGATGCCCGCCGCGATGTACTGGGCAGCGGTGCGGCGCGTCTTCTCGCGGAGGTCGTGAGGGTCCTGCGCCACGGTGATCGCGTGCAGATCGACCACCGAGAAGAAAGCGTCGTGTACCGCCTGCAGGTCCTTCCATTGCAGGAGGGCGCCGACGTAGTTGCCGAGGTGCAGCGAGTCCGCGGAGGGCTGCATTCCCGAGTAGAGGCGGGGGGAGTCAGTCATGTGTGTGCTTTCGGGAAAGTGGAGGTGGAGGGTCAGAGGGCGTAGTCGACGACCACGGGAGTGTGGTCGGACCATCGCTCGTCGTAGGCGGCCGCACGGTCCACCGCGTAGCTCTTCACCGTCGCCGCCAGCGCCGGTGTGGCGAGCTGGTAGTCGATGCGCCAGCCGGTGTCGTTGTCGAAGGCCTGGCCGCGCCATGTCCACCAGGTGTAGGGGCCGTCGACCTCACCGGCCCACTTGCGCCCGACATCCACCCAGCCGAGGCCCGCGCCGTCGTTGTAGCCGGGCTCGTCTTCGGCGCCGAGGATGCGATCGAAGTAGGCGCGCTCCTCCGGGAGGAACCCCGCCCGTTTGACGTTGCCCCTCCAGTTGCGGATGTCGAGGGTGCGGTGGCCGACGTTCAGATCGCCCAGCACGACCGCGTGCTCGCTGTGCGCGGCGAGCTCGGGCAGCCGCGCCTCCACGGCGTCGAGGAAGGTGTACTTGTCGGACTGCTTCGGAGTGCCCGCCTCGCCGGAGTGGACGTAGGCGCTGACCACGGTGATCGCTTTCCCGCCCACTTCGTAGTCCGCTTCGAGCCAGCGGCCGGCGCTGTCGAAGCCGGCCGGCCCGAGCCCCGCCCGGTGGGTCGCTGCGCGGTGCCGGGAGGCGATCGCGACGCCCGCCCTGCCCTTCGCGGTGGCCGGGTCGTGCAGGATGTCCCACTCGTCGCCGAGCAGCCCCAGCAGGTCGTCGGTGGAGGCGCGCACCTCCTGGATGGCCAGGATGTCGACATCGCGGGCGGCGAGCCACTCCCCCATGCCTCTGCGGAACGCGGCACGGATGCCGTTGACGTTGATCGTCGCGATGCGCAGGTGTTCAGAGGGCATGGTCCCACCCTAGCGGGGACGGCCGACGCTCCCTCCGTCGAGCAGATCGTCGAGCCGGCGCTCAGCCCTCTCGGCTTTCCGCTGGGCGCCGGGCCGGGCCAGGAAGCGCGCGGCGGCGAGGGCGTCCCGCGCGTTCTGCAGCTCCGCCTCAGCGACGAGGACGCGCGCCCGATACTCGGCCGCGGCGCGCTCGGCTGCGGCCTGCTCGGGCGTGATCGCGCGCGGCGAGATCCCGCTGTCGAACATCCCGACCGCGATCCAGGAAGCCGACAGCAGGATCACGCGCGAGACGAGGTTGAACCAGAACAGCAGACCGACGAACACCGCGAAGGTCGCCAGCAGCGGATTCCTGGTCGCCGCGCCGAGCAGCAGACCGCCGAGGGCGCTCAGCCCGGCGAGCACCAGCGCCCCGAGCAGCACGCCGGAGAACAGGTTCCGCCAGGGGATCGCGACACGCGACATAACCCGGAACAGTGCGCCCAGCGTGACGATGTTCAACAGGACCGACACCAGCAGACCCGACAGCCTCGCCACGGCGCTGGTCCAGAACGAGTCGGAGCTGAGCCCCACCAGCGCGAGCACGAAGGTGAGCGCCTGCGTGCTCGCGAACGTCAGAAGTGCGGAGAACACGAGCACCAGCCCGAAAGCGAGCGCGAGGAACAGATCGCGGATCTTCTGCAGCACGTAGTTCGTTGTGTCCCGGCTGAGCCCGAACACGGCACGGACCGCCTGGCGTGTGTAGTAAAGCCAGCCGATGGCCGTCCAGAGCAATCCGACCGCGGCGACGACCCCCGCCCACCCGAACGCCGTCGCCTGCGACAGCTGCGACGAGTCGATCACCCCGGTGCTGGTGGAGGTCTGGAGCAGACCGGGGACCGCCCGGTTGATGAGCGAGACCAGCGCGTCGAAGAACTCCGGATTGCTGTTCAGCCCGATGCCCGCCACCGAGAAACCGAGCCAGATGGCCGCGAAGATCGCGAACAGCGACTGGAAACCCATCCCGGCGGCCCGCAGGTTGCCATCGGAGTGGGCGTAGTTGAGGTAGACGCGGGAGGGCCGCAGCGCCTGCACCCGCTTCGCCCAGCGCGAGACCCGCGCAACCGGCCGCTCAAGCCGTTCGCGCAGCGGCTCCGTCGGCGTGACTGTTCCCTCGGTGCGCTGCAGGGCGGGATCGGGCCGGACGGGGGCCGGCTTCGCCGGGCGACGGGAGTTCTGTGGCACGCAGCAAGGATAGCGAGGTGCGTGGGCGGCAGCGCCGGGCAGGGGATGTCCTCCTCCGCGTTTGGCGAGAAGGCC
This genomic window from Leifsonia xyli subsp. cynodontis DSM 46306 contains:
- a CDS encoding GNAT family N-acetyltransferase is translated as MTAGPVVLTGERVTLAAPTTDDIDRIVELCQDPEVSAWTTVPSPYRRSDGEGFVTGMVADGWASGRVCTWGIRAEGALHGVVGLHEIHDGAAEIGFWLGWEARGRGYMSEAVALVLDFAFAGAPSGLGLHRVVWHAIAGNAASAAVARRAGFRFEGTARLGVTQGGVRRDRWQAGMLADDPRAPAGDWPDATFVQLSL
- the glpK gene encoding glycerol kinase GlpK, encoding MAEYIVAIDQGTTSTRAIIFDKSGSIVSTGQLEHEQIFPKPGWVEHNPVEIWNNTREVIGQALSKADLTRHDIAAVGITNQRETAVVWDKNTGEPVYNAIVWQDTRTQPIVDRLAAEGGVERFKPIVGLPLATYFSGTKIVWILENVEGARERAERGDLLFGTTDSWVLWNLTGGTDGGVHATDVTNASRTMFMDLETLSWRDDILDAFGVPKSMLPEIKSSSEVYGTVEPSSLLREVPVAGILGDQQAATFGQAAFDPGESKNTYGTGNFLIFNTGEEIVHSKNGLLTTLGYKLGDAKPHYALEGSIAVTGSLVQWLRDNLGIISSAPEIEELAKTVEDNGGAYFVPAFSGLFAPYWRADARGALVGLTRYVNKGHIARAALEATAFQTREVLDAVNADSGVDLTELKVDGGMIANNTLMQFQADILGVPVVRPVVAETTALGAAYAAGLVTGFWENLDDLRKNWQEDRRWEPTMDAAERDRQLRLWKKAVTKTFDWVDDDVQNG
- a CDS encoding YihY/virulence factor BrkB family protein, coding for MPQNSRRPAKPAPVRPDPALQRTEGTVTPTEPLRERLERPVARVSRWAKRVQALRPSRVYLNYAHSDGNLRAAGMGFQSLFAIFAAIWLGFSVAGIGLNSNPEFFDALVSLINRAVPGLLQTSTSTGVIDSSQLSQATAFGWAGVVAAVGLLWTAIGWLYYTRQAVRAVFGLSRDTTNYVLQKIRDLFLALAFGLVLVFSALLTFASTQALTFVLALVGLSSDSFWTSAVARLSGLLVSVLLNIVTLGALFRVMSRVAIPWRNLFSGVLLGALVLAGLSALGGLLLGAATRNPLLATFAVFVGLLFWFNLVSRVILLSASWIAVGMFDSGISPRAITPEQAAAERAAAEYRARVLVAEAELQNARDALAAARFLARPGAQRKAERAERRLDDLLDGGSVGRPR
- a CDS encoding exodeoxyribonuclease III, with amino-acid sequence MPSEHLRIATINVNGIRAAFRRGMGEWLAARDVDILAIQEVRASTDDLLGLLGDEWDILHDPATAKGRAGVAIASRHRAATHRAGLGPAGFDSAGRWLEADYEVGGKAITVVSAYVHSGEAGTPKQSDKYTFLDAVEARLPELAAHSEHAVVLGDLNVGHRTLDIRNWRGNVKRAGFLPEERAYFDRILGAEDEPGYNDGAGLGWVDVGRKWAGEVDGPYTWWTWRGQAFDNDTGWRIDYQLATPALAATVKSYAVDRAAAYDERWSDHTPVVVDYAL
- a CDS encoding MIP/aquaporin family protein, translating into MLALLGTGVVANVALVKNKGFNGGFLMVNIGWGIAVFSGVVVAYNSGAHLNPAVTLGLWANGATQFGNKDAHTLVDVSFATVVLFILAQLIGAFIGAVLTWLAYKKHFDEEPEPANKLGVFSTGPAIRSYAWNLITEIVGTFVLVFVVIGFGHQPGNNVGLGALGALPVALLVIGIGASLGGPTGYAINPARDLGPRLAHAVLPIKGKGSSDWSYSWVPVVGPIVGGLLAGWLAILLLPILM
- a CDS encoding sugar-binding transcriptional regulator; this encodes MSASGTRSSSDRVRDALKAGHLYYMQDLTMEAIAHEMHISRSSVSRLLSYARASGLVTIQIAQPHEGAIRIQQEINDRFGVAAHIVPVPGAISDVDRLERVALSAARILDRFIDSNQRVGIAWGSTMSALSRHLIPRDLHNLEFVQLNGAGNTYTTGVLYASEILRRFGDTFSGTIQEFPVPALFDDPQTKAAMWRERSTRRILDIQERMDVALFGLGSPFSEVRSHVYAGGYLDAADYASLDESGVVGDVATVFFRQDGSHHGIPLNERTSGPDIDLIRSVPRRVCIVSGPSKVHSLRGALAAGLLTDLVVDEGTARALVA
- the trpS gene encoding tryptophan--tRNA ligase translates to MTDSPRLYSGMQPSADSLHLGNYVGALLQWKDLQAVHDAFFSVVDLHAITVAQDPHDLREKTRRTAAQYIAAGIDPSASTLYVQSHVPAHAQLAWVLSTITGYGEAARMTQFKDKSAKQGAEATSVGLFTYPVLMAADILLFDADVVPVGDDQRQHVELTRDLAERFNSRFGETFVVPQAMILKDGARIYDLQSPEAKMSKSADSEAGIVRLLDEPDITRKKIMRAVTDTDGVVSYDRAGKPGISNLLSIYSALSGRAVQEIELDYEGKGYGDFKKGLVEVVVDALGPVRERTLELLADPAELDRILAGNAAQASETAEVTLAKAYEAIGFLRPARR
- a CDS encoding glycerol-3-phosphate dehydrogenase/oxidase translates to MTTKSTRRPEVQRIAERPTAQVLIVGGGINGLGTFRDLALQGVDVVLVERNDFVSGASAASSHMIHGGIRYLENGEFRLVKESITERNGLLRIAPHYVKPLETTIPIFSTFSGIMAAPLRFLTHKSGKPKERGAFLIKTGLTIYDAFSRDGGSVPRHRFHGRKKSLEVLPALNPGLKYTATYFDASVHDPERLALDVLADGLAAGPHARAANYAEAVGAKDGGVLVRDRETGEEFSITADIVINASGPWTDLTNDALGQATRYMGGTKGSHIVLDNPQLMAACQGREMFFENDDGRIVLIYPLKGRVMVGTTDIEADIATPAVCTEDEIDYFIELVAHVFPGIPVTREQIVYTFSGVRPLPHHDDTAPGFVSRDYRIVPGAVSGLGATMVLSLVGGKWTTFRALSEHLANEALEALGLTRTVSTLGLPIGGGAGFPATPQAERDWIARYGADIGAERAATLLHRYGTRACAIIAAIAAWEGDDVALAGAPGYSRAEIDHLIRTEHVAHLSDVFLRRTSLAFTGAVSVPLVREIAEIAANVLGWSPKRRTEEEDTFQAELAGAHLVHLTSGDGSEAAALR